One Kitasatospora sp. NBC_01287 DNA window includes the following coding sequences:
- the mshD gene encoding mycothiol synthase, whose protein sequence is METATHISSADTLAPDQLDAARAVLAAAAAADGREAVSEAGRLRLRAAEPRPGIRHVVATAAGAAAGYAQVELGGQAQPATVELAVLPELRRRGLGGQLVRAVLAEAGPGRAVDFWAHGGHPGARRLAEVHGAALVRELRQMRRTAPAPAAVPLPDGITLRTFRPGTDDEGWLRLNALAFAHHPEQGSWTARDLADRIAEPWFDPAGFFLAVRGGADGSEDGSGGDGSGVDAERVVGFHWTKVHPATATEPELGEVYVVGVDPAEQGNGLGRALTAAGLRHLAEDRGLPTVLLYVDADNTAAVRVYERVGFTVHEVDLMYRVAEGRPVR, encoded by the coding sequence ATGGAGACTGCCACGCATATCAGCAGCGCTGACACCCTCGCCCCTGACCAGCTGGACGCGGCGCGGGCCGTCCTGGCGGCGGCGGCGGCCGCGGACGGCCGGGAGGCCGTCTCCGAGGCCGGTCGGTTGCGCCTTCGGGCGGCCGAGCCGCGTCCGGGCATCCGGCACGTGGTGGCCACCGCGGCCGGGGCGGCGGCCGGCTACGCGCAGGTCGAGCTCGGCGGGCAGGCGCAACCGGCCACCGTCGAGCTCGCGGTCCTGCCCGAGCTGCGGCGCCGGGGCCTGGGCGGGCAGCTGGTGCGGGCCGTGCTCGCCGAGGCCGGGCCGGGCCGCGCCGTCGACTTCTGGGCACACGGGGGTCACCCGGGAGCCCGCCGGCTCGCGGAGGTCCACGGCGCCGCGCTGGTCCGCGAGCTTCGGCAGATGCGCCGCACCGCGCCGGCTCCCGCCGCCGTGCCGCTGCCGGACGGGATCACCCTGCGGACCTTCCGCCCCGGGACGGACGACGAGGGTTGGCTGCGACTCAACGCGCTCGCCTTCGCCCACCACCCCGAGCAGGGCTCCTGGACCGCCCGCGACCTGGCCGATCGGATCGCCGAGCCCTGGTTCGACCCGGCCGGTTTCTTCCTGGCGGTGCGCGGCGGAGCAGACGGCAGTGAGGACGGTAGCGGGGGGGACGGTAGCGGGGTGGACGCCGAGCGGGTGGTCGGGTTCCACTGGACCAAGGTGCACCCGGCCACAGCCACCGAGCCCGAGCTCGGCGAGGTCTACGTGGTCGGGGTGGACCCGGCGGAGCAGGGCAACGGCCTGGGCCGGGCGCTCACCGCGGCCGGCCTGCGGCATCTGGCCGAGGACCGCGGCCTGCCCACCGTGCTGCTCTACGTCGACGCCGACAACACGGCGGCGGTTCGGGTCTACGAGCGCGTCGGATTCACCGTCCACGAGGTAGACCTGATGTATCGGGTCGCCGAAGGGCGGCCGGTGCGGTAG
- a CDS encoding RNA degradosome polyphosphate kinase, translating to MTVPRPVAAREPEASDPSGVTAMPESPGVPAPSRLTKALGVALDQFPDADGADDLDELPQGRFLDRERSWLAFNERVLELAEDPQIPLLERTKFLAIFASNLDEFFMVRVAGLKRRIATGVAQRSASGLQPREVLDLIWTRSRELMARHAAAFQQEVLPDLASEGIELVRWAELTEKEQARLHTLFRAQIFPVLTPLAVDPAHPFPYISGLSLNLAVVVRNPVSGHKHFARVKVPQSLMRFLEASPQRYVPLEDVMGAHLEELFPGMEVLAHHAFRVTRNEDLEVEEDDTENILKALEKELMRRRFGPPVRLEVEESIDPYILDLLVRELNITEAEVFPLPGPLDLTGLFGIAGLDRPELKYSKFVAGTARGLTDVESASQPDIFAAMRERDVLLHHPYDSFSTSVQAFLEQAAADPHVLAIKQTLYRTSGDSPIVDALIDAAESGKQVLVLVEIKARFDEQANIKWARKLEESGCHVVYGLVGLKTHCKLSLVVRQEGELLRRYAHVGTGNYHPKTARLYEDVGLLTADPQVGADLSDLFNRLSGYSRRESYRRLLTAPRGLRDGLLARIQNEVANHRAGLPAYVKLKVNSIVDEDVIDALYRASRAGVPVDVWVRGICAIRPGVPGLSENIRVRSILGRFLEHSRIFVFGNGGDHEVWFGSADMMHRNLDRRIEALVRVADPAHRTELSGLIDLGMAEDTASWHLGPDGAWSRRSQDENGHRLRDIQELLIDSRLRRRSVAASL from the coding sequence ATGACCGTTCCCCGCCCGGTCGCGGCCAGAGAGCCCGAAGCGTCCGACCCGTCAGGAGTCACCGCCATGCCCGAGTCACCCGGAGTGCCCGCCCCGTCCCGCCTGACCAAGGCGCTCGGCGTGGCTCTCGACCAGTTCCCCGACGCGGACGGTGCGGACGATCTGGACGAGCTGCCGCAAGGCCGCTTCCTGGATCGGGAGCGCAGCTGGCTCGCCTTCAACGAGCGCGTTCTGGAGCTCGCGGAGGACCCGCAGATCCCACTGCTGGAGCGGACCAAGTTCCTGGCGATCTTCGCCAGCAACCTGGACGAGTTCTTCATGGTCCGGGTGGCCGGCCTCAAGCGGCGGATCGCCACCGGAGTGGCCCAGCGCAGCGCCTCGGGCCTGCAGCCGCGCGAGGTGCTGGACCTGATCTGGACCAGGTCGCGCGAGCTGATGGCCCGCCACGCGGCCGCCTTCCAGCAGGAGGTGCTGCCCGACCTGGCGTCGGAGGGCATCGAGCTGGTGCGCTGGGCCGAGCTGACCGAGAAGGAACAGGCCCGCCTGCACACCCTGTTCCGGGCCCAGATCTTCCCGGTGCTGACCCCGCTGGCGGTCGACCCGGCGCACCCGTTCCCGTACATATCGGGCCTGAGCCTGAACCTGGCGGTGGTGGTGCGCAACCCGGTCTCGGGGCACAAGCACTTCGCCCGGGTGAAGGTTCCGCAGTCCCTGATGCGCTTCCTGGAGGCCTCGCCGCAGCGGTACGTGCCGCTGGAGGACGTGATGGGCGCCCACCTGGAGGAGCTCTTCCCCGGGATGGAGGTGCTGGCCCACCACGCCTTCCGGGTGACCCGCAACGAGGACCTCGAGGTCGAGGAGGACGACACCGAGAACATCCTCAAGGCGCTGGAGAAGGAGCTGATGCGCCGCCGGTTCGGTCCGCCGGTCCGGCTGGAGGTGGAGGAGTCGATCGACCCCTACATCCTCGACCTGCTGGTGCGCGAGCTGAACATCACCGAGGCCGAGGTGTTCCCGCTGCCGGGTCCGCTCGACCTGACCGGGCTGTTCGGGATCGCCGGCCTGGACCGCCCCGAGCTGAAGTACTCCAAGTTCGTGGCCGGCACCGCGCGCGGGCTCACCGACGTCGAGTCGGCCTCGCAGCCGGACATCTTCGCGGCCATGCGCGAGCGCGACGTGCTGCTGCACCACCCGTACGACAGCTTCTCCACCTCGGTGCAGGCCTTCCTGGAGCAGGCCGCGGCCGACCCGCACGTGCTGGCGATCAAGCAGACGCTCTACCGCACCTCGGGCGACTCGCCGATCGTGGACGCGCTGATCGACGCGGCCGAGTCCGGCAAGCAGGTGCTGGTGCTGGTGGAGATCAAGGCGCGCTTCGACGAGCAGGCCAACATCAAGTGGGCCCGCAAGCTGGAGGAGTCGGGCTGCCACGTGGTCTACGGGCTGGTCGGCCTCAAGACGCACTGCAAGCTCTCGCTGGTGGTGCGCCAGGAGGGCGAGCTGCTGCGCCGCTACGCGCACGTCGGCACCGGCAACTACCACCCGAAGACCGCCAGGCTCTACGAGGACGTCGGGCTGCTCACCGCCGACCCGCAGGTCGGCGCCGACCTGTCGGACCTGTTCAACCGCCTGTCGGGCTACTCGCGCCGGGAGTCCTACCGCCGGCTGCTGACCGCGCCGCGCGGGCTGCGGGACGGGCTGCTGGCCCGGATCCAGAACGAGGTCGCCAACCACCGCGCGGGCCTGCCGGCCTACGTGAAGCTGAAGGTCAACTCGATCGTCGACGAGGACGTGATCGACGCGCTCTACCGTGCCTCGCGGGCCGGCGTGCCGGTGGACGTGTGGGTGCGCGGGATCTGCGCGATCCGGCCCGGAGTGCCCGGGCTGAGCGAGAACATCCGGGTGCGCAGCATCCTCGGCCGCTTCCTGGAGCACTCGCGGATCTTCGTCTTCGGCAACGGTGGAGATCACGAAGTCTGGTTCGGCAGTGCGGATATGATGCACCGTAACCTGGACCGGCGGATCGAGGCGCTGGTCCGGGTGGCCGATCCGGCGCACCGCACGGAGCTGTCCGGGCTGATCGACCTCGGGATGGCGGAGGACACCGCCTCCTGGCACCTGGGCCCGGACGGGGCCTGGTCCAGACGGAGCCAGGACGAGAACGGCCACCGGCTCCGGGACATCCAAGAACTGCTCATCGACTCGCGCCTGCGCCGTCGGAGCGTCGCCGCCTCGCTCTGA
- a CDS encoding NUDIX hydrolase — MSSDAVRRVRPAAYAVCVEDERILLARWVSHEGERFWTMPGGGLDHGEDPYDAAIREVAEETGYQVELERLLGVDSHHVTYPPDPVNGPSPRDFHGLRIIYQGRITGGELRNEEDGSTDLAAWIPLAEVEQLPRISLVDIAIALYRERPALGRIAP; from the coding sequence ATGTCATCAGATGCCGTACGAAGAGTCCGTCCTGCCGCCTACGCGGTCTGTGTCGAGGACGAGCGGATCCTGCTCGCGCGCTGGGTCTCGCACGAGGGGGAGCGGTTCTGGACCATGCCCGGCGGTGGTCTGGACCACGGGGAGGACCCGTACGACGCGGCGATCCGCGAGGTTGCCGAGGAGACCGGCTACCAGGTGGAGCTGGAGCGGCTGCTCGGGGTCGACTCACACCACGTGACCTATCCGCCGGACCCGGTGAACGGACCGTCCCCGCGCGACTTCCACGGGCTGCGGATCATCTACCAGGGGCGGATCACCGGCGGCGAGCTGCGCAACGAGGAGGACGGCTCGACCGACCTGGCCGCCTGGATCCCGCTCGCCGAGGTCGAGCAGCTGCCACGGATCTCGCTGGTCGACATCGCGATCGCGCTCTACCGGGAACGGCCGGCGCTCGGGCGAATCGCACCGTGA